Genomic segment of Octadecabacter arcticus 238:
CATATCACCCATGACATATTGCAAAAGGCTTTTTCCGCGCAAAAGTCCGATACCAAGAATGACGGCGAACAGCCCGTTGACGATTGATGTTTTCATTTTAAAGAACCGCTCGTCATTGAACCACGCGGTCAATGCGCCGAAGAAGATCACCATAAACGCCGTGAACACCTGAATCCGGCTAAGTTTTCCAGTCAAAATCCACAAAATCCCCATCGCGACCAATAGAATTGGCACAAAGACAATCGTTGCGACGATAAATCCTGAATAATCTGTGCCGCCAAAGGTGTAGACCTCGTCCTTGATGCGCAGATAAATCAGGAAGAATATGACGGTCGGCCCCAGTTCAAGGACCTGTTTCAGCACGGGATTTACGGTTTTTTCATTCATATGGTCCCCTTACCCGCCAATTTGGACCATTACAGCCCCCAAAGCGATCAGTCCCATCAAGATTAGGCGACGCGGACCAACGGTTTCACCCAAGATGAACCAACCGATGAGCGCGGCAAACACGGTTGATGTTTCGCGCAGCACCGCCGCCTCGCCGACACTGCCAAGCCGCGTGGCCAGCATCACACCGCCAAAACTGACCCAAGCGATCAGCGCGCCAACAAAGCCGCGCCGCAACAATGACCCCAGCCCACCCGGCGCCCCGGTTCGGCGATATCGAACCGCTGCCAAAATCGGGAAATCCAACGCTGTCAGAACAAAGAACCAAGCCAAAAACGTAAACGGATCAGGACTTTGGCGGATGCCATAGGCGTCATAAACCGTATAAATCGCCACCATCAATCCGCCCGCTGCAGCCCAGATCAGCCCGATCTTTAGCCCACGTAAATCAACTTGTTCAGCGGCCATATTGCGCAGCGCCAGCAACAACATTGCGCCAGACAGACAGGCCACACCGACCCATTGCAGCGCGGTAAAATGTTCCTGAAATAACAGGCTCGCCGCGAGGACCGTCACGACAGGACCCGTGCCGCGAATGACCGGATAAACCACCGTATATGCGGCCCGTTCATAGGCCAGCGCGACGGTAGTTTT
This window contains:
- a CDS encoding inner membrane-spanning protein YciB; amino-acid sequence: MNEKTVNPVLKQVLELGPTVIFFLIYLRIKDEVYTFGGTDYSGFIVATIVFVPILLVAMGILWILTGKLSRIQVFTAFMVIFFGALTAWFNDERFFKMKTSIVNGLFAVILGIGLLRGKSLLQYVMGDMIPMEQEGWMILTKRLAFGFAVLAVANEIVWRTMSTDAWVKIETFAFPAALFLFLWAQIVMLQKYVIEPDDPKS
- a CDS encoding DMT family transporter, whose product is MYDWLIGLAGTAEGARLATVLALMSAVAHAAFGALQKGRHDPWLMRGSIDASLVVISAPVALFLVPWPTTTTFLILLGAVVVHFAYKTTVALAYERAAYTVVYPVIRGTGPVVTVLAASLLFQEHFTALQWVGVACLSGAMLLLALRNMAAEQVDLRGLKIGLIWAAAGGLMVAIYTVYDAYGIRQSPDPFTFLAWFFVLTALDFPILAAVRYRRTGAPGGLGSLLRRGFVGALIAWVSFGGVMLATRLGSVGEAAVLRETSTVFAALIGWFILGETVGPRRLILMGLIALGAVMVQIGG